Proteins co-encoded in one Polaromonas vacuolata genomic window:
- a CDS encoding diacylglycerol kinase yields the protein MQKKELKESVTAQKNRRGFNRVLHAFGYSIAGLKAGWYETAFRQEALASCVLLPASFWLGRSWVETVLLAGTVLLVMIVELLNTGIETAIDRIGPEWHDLSKRAKDMGSAAVLLSLLLCGATWGMALYQRFGQ from the coding sequence GTGCAAAAAAAAGAGCTTAAAGAATCCGTCACCGCGCAAAAAAACCGCCGCGGTTTTAACCGCGTTCTGCATGCGTTTGGTTACTCAATTGCCGGGCTAAAAGCCGGTTGGTACGAAACCGCCTTCCGGCAAGAGGCTTTGGCTTCCTGTGTTTTACTGCCGGCCTCCTTTTGGCTGGGACGCAGTTGGGTCGAAACGGTGTTGCTCGCCGGCACAGTTCTGCTGGTGATGATCGTCGAGCTACTCAACACTGGCATCGAAACCGCTATTGACCGCATAGGCCCTGAATGGCATGACTTATCCAAGCGCGCCAAAGATATGGGCAGTGCGGCAGTTTTACTGAGCCTGCTGCTATGCGGCGCAACTTGGGGCATGGCTCTTTACCAAAGGTTTGGCCAATGA
- the ilvN gene encoding acetolactate synthase small subunit → MKHIIAVLLENEAGALSRVVGLFSARGYNIESLTVAPTEDPSLSRMTIQTAGSDDVIEQITKHLNRLIEVVKVVDLTEGAYTERELMLVKVRAVGKEREEIKRMADIFRGRIIDVTEKSYTIELTGDQSKNDSFLAAIEHSAILETVRTGPSGIGRGERILRV, encoded by the coding sequence ATGAAACACATCATTGCAGTTTTGCTAGAGAACGAAGCCGGCGCTTTGTCTCGCGTAGTTGGGCTGTTTTCAGCGCGTGGCTACAACATTGAGAGCTTGACCGTAGCGCCTACCGAAGACCCAAGCTTGTCGCGTATGACGATTCAAACGGCTGGCTCGGACGATGTGATTGAACAAATCACAAAACACTTAAACCGTCTCATCGAGGTGGTTAAAGTAGTTGACCTGACTGAAGGCGCTTACACCGAGCGTGAACTCATGCTCGTAAAAGTAAGAGCGGTTGGCAAAGAGCGTGAAGAGATAAAGCGCATGGCTGATATTTTCCGCGGCCGCATCATAGATGTGACCGAGAAAAGTTACACCATAGAGCTGACTGGCGATCAGTCCAAGAACGATTCATTCTTGGCGGCCATTGAGCACAGTGCCATTCTTGAGACGGTGCGTACCGGTCCTAGTGGCATCGGCCGTGGTGAGCGCATTTTGCGGGTTTAA
- a CDS encoding RNA polymerase sigma factor has translation MATEQELSDFLKSVEKRAFKRSIYHVRDEEAALDIVQDSMMKLAEHYGDKPIAELPMLFQRILSNTTLDWFRRRKTRNALFSNMSDFESAGDDGDFDILETLEALTNSEGTESSQDAIERGQTLNQIETLIMDLPARQREAFLMRYWEEMDVAETAAAMGCSEGSVKTHCSRAIGALSKALNAKGIKL, from the coding sequence TTGGCAACTGAACAAGAACTTTCTGACTTCCTGAAAAGCGTTGAAAAACGTGCCTTTAAACGAAGCATCTACCACGTGCGTGACGAGGAAGCGGCGCTAGACATCGTTCAGGACAGCATGATGAAACTCGCTGAGCACTACGGTGATAAGCCGATTGCAGAACTGCCCATGCTGTTTCAACGCATTTTGTCCAACACCACGCTGGACTGGTTTCGCCGTCGCAAGACAAGAAATGCCCTTTTCTCCAATATGAGTGATTTTGAATCAGCCGGTGATGACGGTGATTTTGATATTTTGGAAACTTTAGAGGCCTTGACCAACTCAGAGGGAACAGAAAGCTCTCAAGACGCTATTGAGAGAGGTCAGACCCTTAATCAAATAGAAACACTCATAATGGATTTACCCGCTCGTCAACGAGAAGCGTTCCTGATGCGTTATTGGGAAGAGATGGACGTAGCTGAAACAGCTGCAGCCATGGGTTGCTCTGAAGGCAGCGTCAAAACACACTGTTCTCGTGCAATAGGGGCTTTGAGCAAAGCCTTGAACGCCAAAGGTATAAAACTATGA
- a CDS encoding DUF3619 family protein, with amino-acid sequence MTNSLENRSEILQDRFALKTASYLSLSATALPYDISERLRAARVRAVSARKIEVLQTAKSVVNNNGGTAALNWGRDERLSWWGRIGSVLPLVALVVGLLSINSIQNDNRAQEVAEVDSALLTDELPPAAFADPGFLQFLKSSTQVQ; translated from the coding sequence ATGACTAATTCGCTAGAAAATCGCTCAGAAATTCTTCAAGATCGCTTCGCTCTGAAAACTGCGTCTTATCTTTCGCTCAGTGCAACTGCGCTCCCATACGACATCTCCGAACGTCTTCGAGCCGCCAGAGTCAGAGCGGTATCAGCACGCAAAATAGAAGTTTTACAAACGGCCAAATCGGTGGTTAACAACAACGGCGGCACGGCAGCACTCAATTGGGGTCGGGACGAACGCCTTAGTTGGTGGGGTCGGATTGGATCAGTTTTGCCACTGGTGGCGCTGGTCGTGGGTTTACTCAGCATTAATTCAATTCAAAACGACAATCGGGCGCAAGAAGTCGCCGAAGTCGATTCCGCATTGCTAACCGACGAGTTACCGCCAGCAGCCTTTGCAGATCCGGGTTTTCTTCAGTTCCTCAAGTCATCAACACAGGTTCAGTAA
- a CDS encoding TIGR00730 family Rossman fold protein, whose protein sequence is MTDTDNTMPNPLEKSATPAFSICVYCGSRSGLDERFAALAEAVGTWIGKHQGQLVYGGGHNGLMGIVADATLAAGGRVIGVIPRALVEKEWAHNGCTELLIVETMHDRKRIMAEYADSFLALPGGIGTMEEFFEVWTWRQLGYHDKPIGLLNSGGYYDSLLVFLQSAVTAGFMDQSLMALIQSSSDEDFLLSNLIEASKRSNIRQDLAQI, encoded by the coding sequence ATGACTGATACCGATAACACTATGCCCAACCCACTAGAGAAATCAGCGACTCCCGCGTTTTCCATCTGTGTTTACTGCGGCTCTCGCAGCGGCTTAGACGAGCGCTTTGCAGCGCTGGCCGAAGCGGTCGGCACGTGGATAGGTAAACATCAAGGCCAACTGGTCTACGGCGGTGGTCACAACGGTTTGATGGGCATTGTGGCGGACGCAACGTTAGCAGCGGGCGGGCGCGTGATTGGCGTAATTCCGCGGGCATTGGTTGAAAAAGAATGGGCCCACAATGGCTGCACCGAGTTACTCATTGTGGAGACCATGCATGACCGTAAGCGCATCATGGCCGAGTACGCCGACTCATTCCTAGCCTTGCCCGGTGGCATAGGCACTATGGAAGAATTTTTTGAAGTCTGGACTTGGCGTCAGCTGGGTTACCACGACAAACCGATTGGTCTACTCAACAGCGGTGGTTACTACGACAGCTTGTTGGTGTTTCTTCAATCGGCAGTGACGGCTGGTTTTATGGATCAGAGTCTGATGGCACTGATACAGAGCAGCTCAGATGAAGATTTTTTATTATCCAACTTGATCGAAGCGTCCAAACGCTCCAACATCCGTCAAGATTTAGCACAAATTTAA
- a CDS encoding acetolactate synthase 3 catalytic subunit: MEMSKSEITSATAVTATNSNTQSQELRGAEILIEALKAENVKFIWGYPGGAVLHIYDAFYKQDSIKHILVRHEQAAVHAADGYARATGDVGVALVTSGPGVTNAITGIATAYMDSIPMVIITGQVPTHAIGQDAFQECDTVGITRPIVKHNFLVKDARHMADVLKKAFHIARTGRPGPVVVDIPKDVSFNKAVFTGYPKTIEMRSYNPVRKGHAGQIRKALQLLLAAKRPYIYTGGGVLLSNASAELRTLVDMLGYPCTNTLMGLGAYPASDPKFLGMLGMHGTVEANNAMQNCDVLLAVGARFDDRVIGNPKHFAQNERKIIHIDIDPSSISKRVKVDVPIVGDVKDVLTELVAMIRESGLKPDADALGGWWDTIAAWRKRDCMKYSMGSSDVIKPQYVVETLCNMTKDADAYITSDVGQHQMWAAQYYKFEEPRRWINSGGLGTMGVGIPYAMGVKMAKPDAEVYCVTGEGSVQMCIQELSTCLQYNTPIKIVSLNNRYLGMVRQWQEVEYAGRYSSSYMDALPNFVKLAEAYGHVGMLIEKPEDVEPALREARKLKDRTVFMDFRTDPTENVYPMVKAGKGITEMLLGAEDL, translated from the coding sequence ATGGAAATGTCCAAGTCGGAAATTACTTCCGCAACAGCAGTTACTGCTACAAACTCAAATACTCAGTCTCAAGAGCTGCGCGGCGCCGAAATTTTGATTGAGGCACTCAAGGCCGAAAACGTCAAATTCATTTGGGGCTATCCCGGCGGCGCAGTGCTGCATATTTATGACGCGTTCTACAAGCAAGACTCCATCAAACATATTTTGGTGCGTCACGAACAAGCAGCAGTCCACGCTGCCGATGGTTATGCACGTGCTACTGGCGATGTAGGCGTCGCATTAGTTACTTCTGGGCCTGGTGTGACAAATGCCATCACTGGCATTGCTACGGCCTACATGGACAGCATTCCAATGGTCATCATCACCGGCCAAGTTCCGACCCACGCGATAGGGCAAGACGCGTTCCAAGAGTGCGATACGGTAGGCATTACGCGTCCGATTGTTAAGCATAATTTCTTGGTCAAAGATGCCCGTCATATGGCTGATGTGCTCAAGAAAGCTTTTCACATCGCCAGAACTGGACGGCCTGGCCCGGTAGTTGTAGATATCCCAAAGGATGTCTCTTTCAATAAAGCAGTTTTTACCGGTTACCCCAAAACCATAGAGATGCGCTCTTACAACCCCGTGCGCAAAGGCCATGCGGGTCAGATTCGCAAGGCTTTGCAGTTGCTGCTTGCCGCCAAGCGTCCATACATTTATACCGGCGGTGGTGTGCTACTCAGCAATGCATCGGCAGAGTTGCGCACGCTAGTCGATATGCTGGGCTACCCTTGCACCAACACCTTGATGGGTTTGGGTGCGTATCCCGCCAGTGACCCTAAATTTTTGGGCATGCTGGGCATGCACGGCACGGTTGAAGCCAATAATGCGATGCAAAACTGCGACGTGTTGCTCGCGGTTGGTGCCAGGTTTGATGATCGTGTGATCGGCAATCCCAAGCATTTCGCGCAAAACGAACGCAAGATCATTCATATTGATATTGATCCCTCTAGCATTTCAAAGCGCGTCAAAGTTGATGTGCCGATTGTTGGCGATGTCAAAGACGTGCTGACTGAACTCGTAGCCATGATTCGCGAGTCCGGCTTGAAGCCCGATGCCGATGCATTGGGCGGCTGGTGGGACACGATTGCCGCTTGGCGCAAGCGTGATTGCATGAAGTACAGCATGGGCTCGTCCGACGTTATCAAGCCGCAGTATGTGGTTGAAACGTTGTGCAATATGACTAAAGATGCTGACGCCTACATCACCTCTGATGTGGGCCAACACCAAATGTGGGCTGCCCAATACTACAAGTTTGAAGAGCCTCGTCGCTGGATTAATTCCGGTGGTTTGGGCACTATGGGTGTTGGAATTCCCTATGCCATGGGCGTGAAGATGGCCAAACCTGATGCAGAGGTGTATTGCGTCACCGGTGAAGGTTCGGTGCAAATGTGTATTCAAGAGTTATCGACTTGCTTGCAATACAACACACCTATCAAAATCGTCTCCTTAAACAATCGCTATCTCGGCATGGTCAGGCAGTGGCAGGAAGTCGAATATGCTGGTCGCTACAGCAGCAGCTACATGGACGCCTTGCCCAATTTCGTCAAGCTTGCTGAGGCCTACGGTCATGTCGGCATGTTGATTGAAAAGCCAGAAGACGTAGAGCCAGCATTGCGCGAAGCACGAAAACTCAAGGACCGCACGGTCTTTATGGATTTCCGTACCGACCCTACTGAAAACGTTTACCCCATGGTCAAAGCCGGTAAAGGCATTACTGAAATGCTGTTGGGCGCAGAAGACTTGTAA
- a CDS encoding RDD family protein produces MTVNTPASPSITRRMACWLYESLLMFAVAFIADYLFSTLTQTRNAMDNRHQQQAFLFLVFGIYFVWFWQRGQTLAMKTWDIRVVDNAGQAISRKRAMLRYVLSWVWLLPPMALGYFAGLQGTQNVILILGWIVLWALLAKLHPNQQFWHDAWSGTQLISWRAPKKPKP; encoded by the coding sequence TTGACAGTTAACACTCCTGCCTCCCCGTCAATTACACGCCGCATGGCTTGTTGGTTATACGAAAGCCTGCTGATGTTTGCAGTTGCATTCATTGCCGATTACTTATTCAGCACCCTGACTCAAACCCGCAATGCAATGGACAACCGGCACCAACAACAAGCTTTTTTGTTTTTGGTGTTTGGCATTTATTTTGTTTGGTTCTGGCAGCGCGGTCAGACGCTGGCCATGAAGACTTGGGATATTCGGGTGGTGGATAACGCAGGCCAAGCCATCAGTCGAAAGCGCGCCATGCTGCGCTACGTTCTGAGTTGGGTATGGCTATTACCGCCTATGGCACTGGGCTATTTTGCGGGCTTGCAGGGCACGCAAAACGTCATACTAATACTGGGCTGGATAGTTTTGTGGGCGCTGCTGGCCAAGCTCCATCCAAACCAGCAGTTCTGGCACGATGCGTGGTCAGGCACCCAGCTAATTAGCTGGCGCGCCCCCAAAAAGCCCAAGCCATAA
- a CDS encoding DUF3106 domain-containing protein, which translates to MPLSQSWDTGMSEAQKRKWLEISKNYPQLSSEDQLKLHSRMNEWIALSPQQRTEARLNFAKTKEISKQLSPEEKNAQWQTYQALSPEEKKKLAAKAAADRHIGAAPAVRPVAPQKLAALPPRPTRNNDTEQQPIPSKPVPAVSTDSRSTPEALPGPTITPKN; encoded by the coding sequence ATGCCACTCAGCCAGAGCTGGGACACGGGTATGAGTGAAGCGCAAAAGCGCAAGTGGTTGGAAATATCCAAAAACTACCCGCAGCTCTCGTCCGAAGATCAGCTCAAGCTACACAGCCGCATGAACGAATGGATAGCCTTGAGCCCGCAACAGCGCACCGAAGCAAGGCTTAATTTTGCAAAAACCAAAGAGATTTCCAAGCAATTAAGCCCTGAAGAAAAAAATGCTCAATGGCAGACCTATCAAGCCCTAAGCCCTGAAGAAAAGAAAAAACTGGCCGCTAAAGCCGCTGCCGACCGCCACATCGGCGCAGCCCCTGCGGTAAGACCTGTTGCACCCCAAAAATTAGCAGCGCTGCCACCGAGGCCGACACGCAACAACGACACAGAGCAACAACCAATACCAAGCAAACCTGTTCCAGCTGTAAGCACAGATAGCCGCTCCACTCCAGAAGCTTTGCCTGGCCCGACCATCACACCAAAAAACTAA